One Triticum dicoccoides isolate Atlit2015 ecotype Zavitan chromosome 5B, WEW_v2.0, whole genome shotgun sequence genomic window carries:
- the LOC119308222 gene encoding cationic amino acid transporter 6, chloroplastic-like, with protein MDKGALMTPDSDQGGPDGGSFSSLRSYGRALSQTPRRLARRACAATAPGEEMSRVRARSGAPMARALRWPDLVGLGLGGMVGAGVFVTTGRATRLHAGPGVVVSYAIAGLCALLSAFCYTEFAVDMPVAGGAFSYLRVTFGEFAAFLTGANLIMEYVFSNAAVARSFTAYMGTAVGVDAPSKWRIAVPGLPNGFNQVDLVAVGVILLISVCICYSTKESSKVNMVLTAVHVAFILFIIVMGFWRGDARNLTHPADPAHPGGFFPNGVGGVFSGAAMVYLSYIGYDAVSTMAEEVERPARDIPIGVSGSVIIVTVLYCLMAASMSMLLPYDAIDTEAPFSGAFRGSDGWGWVSNVIGAGASLGILTSLMVAMLGQARYLCVIGRSGVMPAWLAKVHPKTATPVNASAFLGLLTAALALFTELDILLNLVCIGTLFVFYMVSNAVVYRRYVVGPTGSGTESGDRQPSAWPTLAFLLAFSLIALSFTLVWKLAPEGGRTRVGLLSACGAAAVAMVGAFQALVPQAHTPELWGVPGMPWVPAASVFLNVFLLGSLDRPSYVRFGFFSAAAVLVYVLYSVHASYDAEESATLDGAKVQDEACRV; from the exons ATGGACAAGGGCGCACTGATGACGCCGGACTCCGATCAGGGCGGCCCCGACGGGGGCTCGTTCTCGAGCCTGCGCTCGTACGGGCGGGCCCTGTCGCAGACGCCGCGGCGGCTGGCACGGCGCGCGTGCGCCGCGACGGCGCCGGGAGAAGAGATGAGCCGCGTGCGCGCGCGGTCGGGGGCTCCGATGGCGCGTGCGCTGCGGTGGCCGGACCTCGTGGGGCTTGGTCTCGGCGGCATGGTGGGCGCCGGGGTGTTCGTCACCACCGGGCGCGCCACGAGGCTCCACGCCGGCCCCGGCGTCGTCGTCTCCTACGCCATTGCCGGCCTCTGCGCCCTGCTCTCCGCCTTCTGCTACACGGAGTTCGCCGTGGACATGCCCGTCGCCGGCGGCGCCTTCAGCTACCTCCGCGTCACCTTCG GGGAATTCGCTGCGTTCCTGACGGGGGCGAACCTCATCATGGAGTACGTCTTCTCCAACGCCGCCGTGGCGCGCAGCTTCACGGCCTACATGGGCACGGCGGTCGGCGTGGACGCGCCCAGCAAGTGGCGGATCGCCGTCCCGGGCCTCCCCAACGGCTTCAACCaggtcgacctcgtcgccgtcggggTCATCCTCCTCATCTCCGTCTGCATCTGCTACAG CACCAAAGAGAGCTCCAAGGTGAACATGGTCCTCACGGCCGTGCACGTGGCCTTCATCCTCTTCATCATCGTCATGGGCTTCTGGCGTGGCGACGCGCGCAACCTGACCCACCCCGCCGACCCGGCCCACCCGGGCGGTTTCTTCCCCAACGGCGTCGGCGGCGTCTTCAGCGGCGCGGCCATGGTGTACCTGAGCTACATCGGCTACGACGCCGTGTCCACCATGGCTGAAGAGGTGGAGCGGCCCGCGCGCGACATCCCCATCGGCGTCTCGGGGTCCGTTATCATTGTCACCGTGCTctactgcctcatggccgcctccatGTCCATGCTCCTCCCATACGACGCG ATCGACACGGAGGCGCCCTTCTCGGGGGCCTTCAGGGGGAGCGACGGATGGGGCTGGGTGTCCAACGTGATCGGGGCCGGTGCCAGCCTCGGCATCTTGACGTCGCTCATGGTGGCCATGCTGGGTCAGGCCAGGTACCTGTGCGTCATCGGCCGCTCCGGCGTCATGCCCGCCTGGCTAGCCAAGGTGCACCCCAAGACCGCCACCCCCGTCAACGCCTCAGCCTTCCTCG GACTCTTGACGGCTGCCCTGGCGCTCTTCACGGAGCTGGACATCCTCCTCAACCTCGTCTGCATCGGCACGCTCTTCGTCTTCTACATGGTGTCCAACGCCGTCGTATACCGCCGCTACGTCGTGGGCCCAACCGGCAGCGGCACCGAATCCGGGGACCGGCAGCCCAGCGCATGGCCGACCCTCGCGTTTCTCCTTGCCTTCTCCCTCATCGCGCTCTCCTTCACGCTGGTGTGGAAGCTGGCGCCGGAGGGCGGCCGCACCAGGGTCGGGCTCCTGTCGGCgtgcggcgcggcggcggtggccatggtcgGCGCGTTCCAGGCGCTGGTGCCCCAGGCGCACACGCCCGAGCTTTGGGGCGTGCCGGGCATGCCGTGGGTGCCCGCGGCCTCCGTGTTCCTCAACGTCTTCCTGCTCGGCTCCCTGGACCGCCCATCCTACGTCCGGTTCGGCTTCTTCTCCGCGGCCGCCGTGCTCGTCTACGTGCTCTACAGCGTGCACGCCAGCTATGACGCCGAGGAGAGCGCCACGCTCGACGGCGCCAAGGTGCAGGACGAAGCTTGCAGGGTGTAG